The following are encoded together in the Lactuca sativa cultivar Salinas chromosome 1, Lsat_Salinas_v11, whole genome shotgun sequence genome:
- the LOC111900055 gene encoding receptor-like protein 15 isoform X4 yields the protein MECWGLSKCESWLYWSLMIHILVVWQTQGDCIEEERNALLEIKASTYDSKMDHFLPTWVDHGGDCCDWERVNCNIISGHVTDLFLYNLRGMNDVDMELQSKYQGNKLWPLNVSLFLHFKELKSLNLSYDFLDKEMIMKTEFAALENLEMLDLTQCEFNGTVEIQGFERVPILSKLKTLNLGSNEFNASVMTFLNNLSSLRNLDLSNNPLSGLFPAQGLAKLMNMEKLDLSYTGLDGTPNIQVCKRLSRLKKLESIVISNNNFNKSIISCLSSLPSLKILDLSYSVSLGESFPDQELPNLHDLEVLLMTNNGFNGTLPMKALSSFHYLEVLDLSDNNFAGSIPSSIQALSSLRVVSFTNNELNGSLSDHGLCELKNLQEMDLSHNMLDGILPQCFNNLSSLKLLDISSNRFTGKLPPSLIANLTSLEYIDFSYNKFQGSFPFSSFSNLTNLQAVQFISADDKFEMETEDPIGWIPMFQLKVLVLSSCNINRHKGSVVPTFLLHQHKLQELHIPHNSLEGNFPTWLIENNTNLEVLNLRNNSFGGIISMPFHRNSYMRWLDISGNHIINSIPSDIPEFLPNITHLNFSRNAFNGVIPSSIGDLSELQILDLSDNELSGEVPKGLLTNRALLSILKLSNNKFHGEILSGNLSLGNIERVHLDSNNFTGKIGIKSKNKFEFMTVLDISNNFFTGVIPSWISNMGTIGDFSQLVIRNNSFKGRFPCGTASFSFFDISHNSFSGSIPSCLNLRDVEHLHLGSNRFIGPIPSFFRNLTRVLTLDIGNNNLSGIIPEFLGDLSTLRILLLRKNKFTGSLPNHLCQLSDASLIDLSGNTLSGSIPSCLRNITGPKYLAFMKETVSAYPISSYYYYKGVLDRQFTSNDRSEMFEIQDEVQFTTKGLSLPYKGDVLDIMSGLDLSSNKLTGEIPEELGFLIQIRALNLSHNHLTGPIPVTFSNLANIESLDLSSNGLTGKVPSELIKLTSLSIFNVSRNNLSGRLPEMKSQFGTFTETSYEENPLLCGPPLANRCKTNSLFTNPLVEEDTEKWYNIDMTSFYASSSSTFFVLLLGFAAVLYTNPQWRRRWLDRVEDCMFACYYFIYDS from the exons GGAGATTGTATAGAAGAGGAGAGAAATGCACTGCTCGAAATCAAAGCATCCACATACGATTCTAAAATGGACCATTTTCTGCCCACTTGGGTTGATCATGGTGGCGACTGTTGTGATTGGGAGAGGGTCAACTGCAACATAATCAGTGGACATGTGACAGATCTTTTCTTGTACAATTTGAGAGGGATGAATGATGTTGATATGGAGCTTCAATCCAAATACCAAGGGAACAAGTTATGGCCATTGAATGTTTCCTTGTTTCTTCATTTTAAAGAGTTGAAAAGTCTCAATCTGTCATATGATTTTCTTGATAAAGAGATGATTATGAAGACAG AATTCGCAGCTTTAGAAAACTTGGAGATGTTGGATCTAACCCAATGTGAATTTAATGGTACCGTTGAGATTCAAG GTTTTGAGAGGGTTCCCATATTgagcaagttgaaaactttaaatctTGGATCCAACGAATTTAATGCAAGTGTTATGACATTTTTAAATAACCTTTCATCGCTTAGAAACTTGGATCTTAGCAACAATCCATTATCTGGATTATTTCCAGCTCAAG GATTAGCTAAGTTAATGAACATGGAGAAGTTGGATTTAAGTTATACTGGGCTTGATGGTACACCAAATATCCAAG TTTGTAAGAGGTTATCAAGATTGAAAAAGCTAGAGAGTATAGttatttcaaataataatttCAACAAGAGCATCATATCATGCTTAAGTTCCCTCCCATCCCTCAAGATTCTCGATCTTTCATATTCCGTTTCATTGGGAGAATCCTTTCCTGACCAAG AACTCCCTAATTTGCACGATTTGGAAGTCCTCCTCATGACAAATAATGGTTTCAATGGCACACTACCAATGAAGG CTTTGTCATCTTTCCACTATCTGGAGGTCTTAGATTTGAGTGACAACAACTTTGCTGGGAGCATCCCGTCATCAATACAAGCATTATCTTCTCTTCGAGTTGTCTCATTCACTAACAATGAGCTTAATGGCTCATTATCTGATCATG GATTATGTGAGTTGAAGAACCTCCAAGAAATGGATCTTAGTCACAACATGCTCGATGGAATCCTGCCTCAATGTTTCAACAATCTATCATCTCTTAAACTGCTCGACATTTCTTCCAATCGATTCACGGGAAAACTTCCACCATCACTGATTGCTAATCTCACATCTCTCGAGTACATTGATTTTAGTTATAACAAATTCCAAGGTTCATTCCCGTTTAGCTCATTCTCCAATCTTACAAACCTTCAGGCAGTTCAATTCATAAGTGCAGATGACAAATTCGAGATGGAAACAGAAGATCCTATAGGTTGGATTCCAATGTTCCAATTGAAAGTTCTTGTGCTCTCAAGCTGCAATATAAATAGACATAAAGGAAGTGTCGTTCCTACCTTTCTACTTCACCAGCACAAGTTACAAGAACTACACATACCTCACAACTCATTGGAGGGAAATTTTCCAACTTGGTTGATTGAAAATAACACAAATCTGGAAGTTCTCAATCTAAGGAACAACTCATTTGGTGGTATTATTTCTATGCCTTTTCATAGAAATTCTTACATGCGGTGGTTGGATATATCGGGAAATCACATAATAAACTCTATTCCTAGCGATATACCAGAGTTTCTTCCCAATATAACACACTTAAATTTTTCAAGAAATGCTTTCAATGGTGTTATCCCATCTTCTATAGGTGATTTGAGTGAATTACAGATACTGGATTTATCCGATAATGAGTTATCAGGAGAAGTACCAAAGGGGCTGCTTACAAATAGAGCTCTTTTAAGTAtattaaaactatcaaacaacAAATTTCACGGCGAGATACTCTCAGGAAACTTGAGCTTGGGTAACATCGAAAGGGTTCATTTAGATAGCAATAATTTCACAGGGAAGATTGGAATCAAGAGTAAGAACAAGTTTGAATTCATGACTGTTCTCGATATTAGCAATAACTTTTTTACAGGTGTCATCCCTTCTTGGATAAGCAACATGGGTACAATCGGTGACTTTTCTCAACTTGTGATAAGAAACAACAGTTTTAAAGGTCGGTTTCCATGTGGAACAGCTTCATTCTCGTTTTTTGATATCTCACATAATTCTTTCTCTGGTTCGATACCTTCTTGCTTAAACCTGCGAGATGTCGAGCATCTTCATTTGGGTTCTAATAGATTCATCGGACCAATACCGAGCTTCTTCCGTAATTTGACTAGGGTTTTGACTTTGGACATCGGCAACAACAACTTGTCGGGAATCATTCCTGAATTTCTTGGTGACTTATCTACACTAAGGATTCTTCTTTTGAGAAAAAATAAGTTTACTGGTTCTTTGCCGAATCATTTGTGTCAGTTAAGTGATGCGAGTTTGATAGATTTATCGGGTAACACCCTCTCTGGTTCGATACCTAGTTGCCTACGAAATATCACGGGTCCAAAATACCTTGCTTTCATGAAAGAAACTGTTTCAGCATACCCTATAAGTTCATATTACTATTATAAGGGTGTTCTAGATAGACAATTTACTAGTAACGACCGCAGTGAAATGTTTGAAATACAAGATGAAGTTCAGTTTACAACAAAAGGCCTCTCTCTCCCCTACAAGGGcgatgttctagatatcatgtcaGGATTGGATCTATCGTCTAACAAATTAACAGGTGAAATCCCAGAAGAACTAGGGTTTTTGATCCAGATTCGTGCTCTGAACCTGTCTCACAATCATCTGACTGGACCCATTCCGGTGACTTTTTCAAATCTTGCAAATATTGAAAGCTTAGATCTTTCTTCAAATGGTTTGACTGGAAAAGTTCCATCAGAACTGATTAAGTTGACTTCTTTATCTATTTTTAATGTTTCTCGCAACAATTTATCAGGAAGACTCCCAGAAATGAAATCTCAATTTGGTACTTTCACAGAGACGAGCTATGAAGAGAACCCACTTCTTTGTGGACCGCCACTTGCGAATAGATGCAAGACTAATTCACTGTTTACCAATCCATTGGTTGAAGAAGACACTGAGAAATGGTATAACATCGATATGACATCCTTCTATGCAAGTTCTAGTTCgacattttttgttttgttattgggaTTTGCTGCAGTTCTATACACCAATCCTCAATGGCGTAGAAGGTGGCTAGATCGAGTTGAAGATTGTATGTTTGCATGTTATTACTTCATTTATGATTCATAA
- the LOC111900055 gene encoding receptor-like protein 15 isoform X2: MECWGLSKCESWLYWSLMIHILVVWQTQGDCIEEERNALLEIKASTYDSKMDHFLPTWVDHGGDCCDWERVNCNIISGHVTDLFLYNLRGMNDVDMELQSKYQGNKLWPLNVSLFLHFKELKSLNLSYDFLDKEMIMKTGLGRLSSLNKLETLDLSKNFDLDNDILPSLTALTSLIVLDLSYTGLNGYFPSNGFERVPILSKLKTLNLGSNEFNASVMTFLNNLSSLRNLDLSNNPLSGLFPAQGLAKLMNMEKLDLSYTGLDGTPNIQVCKRLSRLKKLESIVISNNNFNKSIISCLSSLPSLKILDLSYSVSLGESFPDQELPNLHDLEVLLMTNNGFNGTLPMKALSSFHYLEVLDLSDNNFAGSIPSSIQALSSLRVVSFTNNELNGSLSDHGLCELKNLQEMDLSHNMLDGILPQCFNNLSSLKLLDISSNRFTGKLPPSLIANLTSLEYIDFSYNKFQGSFPFSSFSNLTNLQAVQFISADDKFEMETEDPIGWIPMFQLKVLVLSSCNINRHKGSVVPTFLLHQHKLQELHIPHNSLEGNFPTWLIENNTNLEVLNLRNNSFGGIISMPFHRNSYMRWLDISGNHIINSIPSDIPEFLPNITHLNFSRNAFNGVIPSSIGDLSELQILDLSDNELSGEVPKGLLTNRALLSILKLSNNKFHGEILSGNLSLGNIERVHLDSNNFTGKIGIKSKNKFEFMTVLDISNNFFTGVIPSWISNMGTIGDFSQLVIRNNSFKGRFPCGTASFSFFDISHNSFSGSIPSCLNLRDVEHLHLGSNRFIGPIPSFFRNLTRVLTLDIGNNNLSGIIPEFLGDLSTLRILLLRKNKFTGSLPNHLCQLSDASLIDLSGNTLSGSIPSCLRNITGPKYLAFMKETVSAYPISSYYYYKGVLDRQFTSNDRSEMFEIQDEVQFTTKGLSLPYKGDVLDIMSGLDLSSNKLTGEIPEELGFLIQIRALNLSHNHLTGPIPVTFSNLANIESLDLSSNGLTGKVPSELIKLTSLSIFNVSRNNLSGRLPEMKSQFGTFTETSYEENPLLCGPPLANRCKTNSLFTNPLVEEDTEKWYNIDMTSFYASSSSTFFVLLLGFAAVLYTNPQWRRRWLDRVEDCMFACYYFIYDS; this comes from the exons GGAGATTGTATAGAAGAGGAGAGAAATGCACTGCTCGAAATCAAAGCATCCACATACGATTCTAAAATGGACCATTTTCTGCCCACTTGGGTTGATCATGGTGGCGACTGTTGTGATTGGGAGAGGGTCAACTGCAACATAATCAGTGGACATGTGACAGATCTTTTCTTGTACAATTTGAGAGGGATGAATGATGTTGATATGGAGCTTCAATCCAAATACCAAGGGAACAAGTTATGGCCATTGAATGTTTCCTTGTTTCTTCATTTTAAAGAGTTGAAAAGTCTCAATCTGTCATATGATTTTCTTGATAAAGAGATGATTATGAAGACAG GACTTGGAAGGCTATCGAGTTTGAATAAGTTAGAGACACTCGACCTTAGTAAGAATTTTGATCTTGACAATGACATACTTCCATCATTGACAGCACTCACTTCACTCATAGTTTTGGATCTTAGCTACACTGGATTGAATGGATACTTCCCTAGCAATG GTTTTGAGAGGGTTCCCATATTgagcaagttgaaaactttaaatctTGGATCCAACGAATTTAATGCAAGTGTTATGACATTTTTAAATAACCTTTCATCGCTTAGAAACTTGGATCTTAGCAACAATCCATTATCTGGATTATTTCCAGCTCAAG GATTAGCTAAGTTAATGAACATGGAGAAGTTGGATTTAAGTTATACTGGGCTTGATGGTACACCAAATATCCAAG TTTGTAAGAGGTTATCAAGATTGAAAAAGCTAGAGAGTATAGttatttcaaataataatttCAACAAGAGCATCATATCATGCTTAAGTTCCCTCCCATCCCTCAAGATTCTCGATCTTTCATATTCCGTTTCATTGGGAGAATCCTTTCCTGACCAAG AACTCCCTAATTTGCACGATTTGGAAGTCCTCCTCATGACAAATAATGGTTTCAATGGCACACTACCAATGAAGG CTTTGTCATCTTTCCACTATCTGGAGGTCTTAGATTTGAGTGACAACAACTTTGCTGGGAGCATCCCGTCATCAATACAAGCATTATCTTCTCTTCGAGTTGTCTCATTCACTAACAATGAGCTTAATGGCTCATTATCTGATCATG GATTATGTGAGTTGAAGAACCTCCAAGAAATGGATCTTAGTCACAACATGCTCGATGGAATCCTGCCTCAATGTTTCAACAATCTATCATCTCTTAAACTGCTCGACATTTCTTCCAATCGATTCACGGGAAAACTTCCACCATCACTGATTGCTAATCTCACATCTCTCGAGTACATTGATTTTAGTTATAACAAATTCCAAGGTTCATTCCCGTTTAGCTCATTCTCCAATCTTACAAACCTTCAGGCAGTTCAATTCATAAGTGCAGATGACAAATTCGAGATGGAAACAGAAGATCCTATAGGTTGGATTCCAATGTTCCAATTGAAAGTTCTTGTGCTCTCAAGCTGCAATATAAATAGACATAAAGGAAGTGTCGTTCCTACCTTTCTACTTCACCAGCACAAGTTACAAGAACTACACATACCTCACAACTCATTGGAGGGAAATTTTCCAACTTGGTTGATTGAAAATAACACAAATCTGGAAGTTCTCAATCTAAGGAACAACTCATTTGGTGGTATTATTTCTATGCCTTTTCATAGAAATTCTTACATGCGGTGGTTGGATATATCGGGAAATCACATAATAAACTCTATTCCTAGCGATATACCAGAGTTTCTTCCCAATATAACACACTTAAATTTTTCAAGAAATGCTTTCAATGGTGTTATCCCATCTTCTATAGGTGATTTGAGTGAATTACAGATACTGGATTTATCCGATAATGAGTTATCAGGAGAAGTACCAAAGGGGCTGCTTACAAATAGAGCTCTTTTAAGTAtattaaaactatcaaacaacAAATTTCACGGCGAGATACTCTCAGGAAACTTGAGCTTGGGTAACATCGAAAGGGTTCATTTAGATAGCAATAATTTCACAGGGAAGATTGGAATCAAGAGTAAGAACAAGTTTGAATTCATGACTGTTCTCGATATTAGCAATAACTTTTTTACAGGTGTCATCCCTTCTTGGATAAGCAACATGGGTACAATCGGTGACTTTTCTCAACTTGTGATAAGAAACAACAGTTTTAAAGGTCGGTTTCCATGTGGAACAGCTTCATTCTCGTTTTTTGATATCTCACATAATTCTTTCTCTGGTTCGATACCTTCTTGCTTAAACCTGCGAGATGTCGAGCATCTTCATTTGGGTTCTAATAGATTCATCGGACCAATACCGAGCTTCTTCCGTAATTTGACTAGGGTTTTGACTTTGGACATCGGCAACAACAACTTGTCGGGAATCATTCCTGAATTTCTTGGTGACTTATCTACACTAAGGATTCTTCTTTTGAGAAAAAATAAGTTTACTGGTTCTTTGCCGAATCATTTGTGTCAGTTAAGTGATGCGAGTTTGATAGATTTATCGGGTAACACCCTCTCTGGTTCGATACCTAGTTGCCTACGAAATATCACGGGTCCAAAATACCTTGCTTTCATGAAAGAAACTGTTTCAGCATACCCTATAAGTTCATATTACTATTATAAGGGTGTTCTAGATAGACAATTTACTAGTAACGACCGCAGTGAAATGTTTGAAATACAAGATGAAGTTCAGTTTACAACAAAAGGCCTCTCTCTCCCCTACAAGGGcgatgttctagatatcatgtcaGGATTGGATCTATCGTCTAACAAATTAACAGGTGAAATCCCAGAAGAACTAGGGTTTTTGATCCAGATTCGTGCTCTGAACCTGTCTCACAATCATCTGACTGGACCCATTCCGGTGACTTTTTCAAATCTTGCAAATATTGAAAGCTTAGATCTTTCTTCAAATGGTTTGACTGGAAAAGTTCCATCAGAACTGATTAAGTTGACTTCTTTATCTATTTTTAATGTTTCTCGCAACAATTTATCAGGAAGACTCCCAGAAATGAAATCTCAATTTGGTACTTTCACAGAGACGAGCTATGAAGAGAACCCACTTCTTTGTGGACCGCCACTTGCGAATAGATGCAAGACTAATTCACTGTTTACCAATCCATTGGTTGAAGAAGACACTGAGAAATGGTATAACATCGATATGACATCCTTCTATGCAAGTTCTAGTTCgacattttttgttttgttattgggaTTTGCTGCAGTTCTATACACCAATCCTCAATGGCGTAGAAGGTGGCTAGATCGAGTTGAAGATTGTATGTTTGCATGTTATTACTTCATTTATGATTCATAA
- the LOC111900055 gene encoding receptor-like protein 15 isoform X5: MECWGLSKCESWLYWSLMIHILVVWQTQGDCIEEERNALLEIKASTYDSKMDHFLPTWVDHGGDCCDWERVNCNIISGHVTDLFLYNLRGMNDVDMELQSKYQGNKLWPLNVSLFLHFKELKSLNLSYDFLDKEMIMKTEFAALENLEMLDLTQCEFNGTVEIQGLAKLMNMEKLDLSYTGLDGTPNIQVCKRLSRLKKLESIVISNNNFNKSIISCLSSLPSLKILDLSYSVSLGESFPDQELPNLHDLEVLLMTNNGFNGTLPMKALSSFHYLEVLDLSDNNFAGSIPSSIQALSSLRVVSFTNNELNGSLSDHGLCELKNLQEMDLSHNMLDGILPQCFNNLSSLKLLDISSNRFTGKLPPSLIANLTSLEYIDFSYNKFQGSFPFSSFSNLTNLQAVQFISADDKFEMETEDPIGWIPMFQLKVLVLSSCNINRHKGSVVPTFLLHQHKLQELHIPHNSLEGNFPTWLIENNTNLEVLNLRNNSFGGIISMPFHRNSYMRWLDISGNHIINSIPSDIPEFLPNITHLNFSRNAFNGVIPSSIGDLSELQILDLSDNELSGEVPKGLLTNRALLSILKLSNNKFHGEILSGNLSLGNIERVHLDSNNFTGKIGIKSKNKFEFMTVLDISNNFFTGVIPSWISNMGTIGDFSQLVIRNNSFKGRFPCGTASFSFFDISHNSFSGSIPSCLNLRDVEHLHLGSNRFIGPIPSFFRNLTRVLTLDIGNNNLSGIIPEFLGDLSTLRILLLRKNKFTGSLPNHLCQLSDASLIDLSGNTLSGSIPSCLRNITGPKYLAFMKETVSAYPISSYYYYKGVLDRQFTSNDRSEMFEIQDEVQFTTKGLSLPYKGDVLDIMSGLDLSSNKLTGEIPEELGFLIQIRALNLSHNHLTGPIPVTFSNLANIESLDLSSNGLTGKVPSELIKLTSLSIFNVSRNNLSGRLPEMKSQFGTFTETSYEENPLLCGPPLANRCKTNSLFTNPLVEEDTEKWYNIDMTSFYASSSSTFFVLLLGFAAVLYTNPQWRRRWLDRVEDCMFACYYFIYDS, translated from the exons GGAGATTGTATAGAAGAGGAGAGAAATGCACTGCTCGAAATCAAAGCATCCACATACGATTCTAAAATGGACCATTTTCTGCCCACTTGGGTTGATCATGGTGGCGACTGTTGTGATTGGGAGAGGGTCAACTGCAACATAATCAGTGGACATGTGACAGATCTTTTCTTGTACAATTTGAGAGGGATGAATGATGTTGATATGGAGCTTCAATCCAAATACCAAGGGAACAAGTTATGGCCATTGAATGTTTCCTTGTTTCTTCATTTTAAAGAGTTGAAAAGTCTCAATCTGTCATATGATTTTCTTGATAAAGAGATGATTATGAAGACAG AATTCGCAGCTTTAGAAAACTTGGAGATGTTGGATCTAACCCAATGTGAATTTAATGGTACCGTTGAGATTCAAG GATTAGCTAAGTTAATGAACATGGAGAAGTTGGATTTAAGTTATACTGGGCTTGATGGTACACCAAATATCCAAG TTTGTAAGAGGTTATCAAGATTGAAAAAGCTAGAGAGTATAGttatttcaaataataatttCAACAAGAGCATCATATCATGCTTAAGTTCCCTCCCATCCCTCAAGATTCTCGATCTTTCATATTCCGTTTCATTGGGAGAATCCTTTCCTGACCAAG AACTCCCTAATTTGCACGATTTGGAAGTCCTCCTCATGACAAATAATGGTTTCAATGGCACACTACCAATGAAGG CTTTGTCATCTTTCCACTATCTGGAGGTCTTAGATTTGAGTGACAACAACTTTGCTGGGAGCATCCCGTCATCAATACAAGCATTATCTTCTCTTCGAGTTGTCTCATTCACTAACAATGAGCTTAATGGCTCATTATCTGATCATG GATTATGTGAGTTGAAGAACCTCCAAGAAATGGATCTTAGTCACAACATGCTCGATGGAATCCTGCCTCAATGTTTCAACAATCTATCATCTCTTAAACTGCTCGACATTTCTTCCAATCGATTCACGGGAAAACTTCCACCATCACTGATTGCTAATCTCACATCTCTCGAGTACATTGATTTTAGTTATAACAAATTCCAAGGTTCATTCCCGTTTAGCTCATTCTCCAATCTTACAAACCTTCAGGCAGTTCAATTCATAAGTGCAGATGACAAATTCGAGATGGAAACAGAAGATCCTATAGGTTGGATTCCAATGTTCCAATTGAAAGTTCTTGTGCTCTCAAGCTGCAATATAAATAGACATAAAGGAAGTGTCGTTCCTACCTTTCTACTTCACCAGCACAAGTTACAAGAACTACACATACCTCACAACTCATTGGAGGGAAATTTTCCAACTTGGTTGATTGAAAATAACACAAATCTGGAAGTTCTCAATCTAAGGAACAACTCATTTGGTGGTATTATTTCTATGCCTTTTCATAGAAATTCTTACATGCGGTGGTTGGATATATCGGGAAATCACATAATAAACTCTATTCCTAGCGATATACCAGAGTTTCTTCCCAATATAACACACTTAAATTTTTCAAGAAATGCTTTCAATGGTGTTATCCCATCTTCTATAGGTGATTTGAGTGAATTACAGATACTGGATTTATCCGATAATGAGTTATCAGGAGAAGTACCAAAGGGGCTGCTTACAAATAGAGCTCTTTTAAGTAtattaaaactatcaaacaacAAATTTCACGGCGAGATACTCTCAGGAAACTTGAGCTTGGGTAACATCGAAAGGGTTCATTTAGATAGCAATAATTTCACAGGGAAGATTGGAATCAAGAGTAAGAACAAGTTTGAATTCATGACTGTTCTCGATATTAGCAATAACTTTTTTACAGGTGTCATCCCTTCTTGGATAAGCAACATGGGTACAATCGGTGACTTTTCTCAACTTGTGATAAGAAACAACAGTTTTAAAGGTCGGTTTCCATGTGGAACAGCTTCATTCTCGTTTTTTGATATCTCACATAATTCTTTCTCTGGTTCGATACCTTCTTGCTTAAACCTGCGAGATGTCGAGCATCTTCATTTGGGTTCTAATAGATTCATCGGACCAATACCGAGCTTCTTCCGTAATTTGACTAGGGTTTTGACTTTGGACATCGGCAACAACAACTTGTCGGGAATCATTCCTGAATTTCTTGGTGACTTATCTACACTAAGGATTCTTCTTTTGAGAAAAAATAAGTTTACTGGTTCTTTGCCGAATCATTTGTGTCAGTTAAGTGATGCGAGTTTGATAGATTTATCGGGTAACACCCTCTCTGGTTCGATACCTAGTTGCCTACGAAATATCACGGGTCCAAAATACCTTGCTTTCATGAAAGAAACTGTTTCAGCATACCCTATAAGTTCATATTACTATTATAAGGGTGTTCTAGATAGACAATTTACTAGTAACGACCGCAGTGAAATGTTTGAAATACAAGATGAAGTTCAGTTTACAACAAAAGGCCTCTCTCTCCCCTACAAGGGcgatgttctagatatcatgtcaGGATTGGATCTATCGTCTAACAAATTAACAGGTGAAATCCCAGAAGAACTAGGGTTTTTGATCCAGATTCGTGCTCTGAACCTGTCTCACAATCATCTGACTGGACCCATTCCGGTGACTTTTTCAAATCTTGCAAATATTGAAAGCTTAGATCTTTCTTCAAATGGTTTGACTGGAAAAGTTCCATCAGAACTGATTAAGTTGACTTCTTTATCTATTTTTAATGTTTCTCGCAACAATTTATCAGGAAGACTCCCAGAAATGAAATCTCAATTTGGTACTTTCACAGAGACGAGCTATGAAGAGAACCCACTTCTTTGTGGACCGCCACTTGCGAATAGATGCAAGACTAATTCACTGTTTACCAATCCATTGGTTGAAGAAGACACTGAGAAATGGTATAACATCGATATGACATCCTTCTATGCAAGTTCTAGTTCgacattttttgttttgttattgggaTTTGCTGCAGTTCTATACACCAATCCTCAATGGCGTAGAAGGTGGCTAGATCGAGTTGAAGATTGTATGTTTGCATGTTATTACTTCATTTATGATTCATAA